Proteins from a genomic interval of Pristis pectinata isolate sPriPec2 chromosome 9, sPriPec2.1.pri, whole genome shotgun sequence:
- the ubtfl gene encoding upstream binding transcription factor, like isoform X3, translating to MAWVLSGRAAGARTPSRGSSAGPGRERARRRLFSRARRVRPGRGRQVRAGGPGGGSGEARGSGRQSFSRCCEECRTGGAMTTVNGASEVSTSVQTITIKEEADLWSKDDLLWLLDRIKSLIPEGDCMKYKTTESHFNWEKVAFGPFTGEMCRTKWLKLSCEIRKYRTLSELLTDAEELVRNPYKGKKLKTHPDFPKKPLTPYFRFFMEKRAKYARIHPKMSNLDLTKILSKKYKELPEKKKLKYIEDFEQEKGHFGQAMAKFRDEHPDLLAEHKKSDIPEKPKTPQQLWYNHEKKAFLKVHPEVSPKELKDALRRQWSQLADKKRLKWISKALELQKEYEAAMKVYVEAHPDLIFEEPTKSVLTKAEQQLKDKFDGRPMKPPPNGYSLYCAEMMVNMKDVPSTERMVLCSKQWKIMSQKEKDMYQKRCEQKKQYELEMQRFLESLPEEERERVLLKEKIGGSKVMNNVTGNAQNNGPQRLKPSAPSSPASPTSKSIPDWPQQPISAMFLFFQEKRKKNPNLTESELTRQLARMWNELSEKKREKYKKMERTLKAEHEQKMQNFLKESKDTGVPRKARLPESPKTAEELWEQAVVRDYLVKHQNDRKKVQSAMEAAWMAMEEEEKIPWIKKAADDQRRYKRELSESQCTTDTAPTTKKLKFDGEPKKPPMSGYQMFSQELLTSGELSHFGLKERMVEIGRRWQKLSQTQKEVYTKQVDQQQQEYKAELGIWLKSLSPQDRAVYKEYTSTKRKGPGKAGGPSAKARVTELVSSESSEGDDEGGDEDPERSDSSDSDEDGVESSGTSDSGSDSDEVNDEDVEGEGDQSEASSSSSFASSSSSDDEGSDSDSD from the exons atggcctgggTGCTGAGCGGGCGGGCGGCCGGGGCCCGGACACCCTCCCGCGGGAGCAGCGCCGGCCCCGGGCGGGAGCGAGCGCGACGGCGCCTCTTCAGCCGCGCTCGCCGTGTGAGGCCGGGGCGCGGCCGCCAG GTGAGGGCCGGGGGGCCGGGCGGAGGGAGCGGCGAGGCCCGGGGCTCCGGCCGCCAG TCATTTTCTCGGTGTTGTGAGGAGTGCAGAACTGGGGGAGCGATGACCACTGTGAATGGTGCTTCAGAGGTTTCCACCTCCGTTCAGACCATCACCATCAAGGAAGAGGCCG ATTTATGGAGTAAAGATGACCTGCTGTGGTTGTTGGATCGAATAAAGAGCCTCATCCCTGAGGGAGACTGCATGAAGTACAAGACCACTGAGTCTCACTTCAACTGGGAGAAAGTCGCATTCGGACCCTTCACAGGGGAAATGTGCCGTACGAAGTGGCTGAAACTGTCCTGTGAG ATCAGAAAATATCGCACACTGAGCGAACTGCTGACCGATGCGGAGGAGCTGGTGAGAAATCCATACAAGGGCAAGAAACTGAAG actcatCCTGATTTTCCCAAGAAGCCACTGACTCCATACTTCCGATTCTTCATGGAGAAAAGAGCCAAGTATGCCAGGATTCACCCAAAAATGAGTAACCTGGACCTGACCAAAATCCTCTCCAAGAAATAcaaggagctgccagagaagaAAAAG CTCAAGTATATTGAGGATTTCGAGCAGGAGAAGGGGCATTTCGGGCAGGCAATGGCCAAATTCAG GGACGAACACCCAGATCTTCTTGCTGAACACAAAAAGTCAGATATTCCAGAAAAGCCAAAAACGCCCCAGCAGCTATGGTATAATCATGAGAAGAAGGCTTTCCTCAAAGTCCACCCTGAG GTGAGTCCAAAGGAGCTGAAGGATGCCCTTCGCAGGCAGTGGTCTCAGCTGGCTGATAAAAAGCGTCTCAAGTGGATCAGCAAAGCCCTGGAGCTGCAGAAAGAATACGAG GCAGCAATGAAGGTTTATGTCGAGGCTCACCCCGATCTGATCTTCGAGGAACCCACCAAGTCCGTCCTCACCAAAGCTGAGCAACAGCTGAAGGATAAATTCGATGGGCGGCCGATGAAGCCACCACC GAATGGCTACTCGTTATACTGTGCAGAAATGATGGTTAACATGAAAGATGTCCCAAGCACTGAGCGCATGGTTCTGTGCAGCAAGCAATGGAAGATTATGTCACAGAAGGAGAAGGACATGTACCAGAAACGGTGTGAGCAG AAGAAGCAGTACGAGTTGGAGATGCAGCGATTTCTTGAG AGCTTGCCAGAGGAAGAACGGGAGAGAGTGTTATTGAAGGAGAAGATTGGGGGAAGCAAAGTCATGAACAACGTCACAGGAAATGCACAAAACAATGGCCCTCAGCGGCTAAAACCTAGCGCTCCAAGCTCGCCAGCATCACCAACCAGCAAG AGTATCCCTGACTGGCCACAGCAGCCCATTTCCGCCATGTTCCTTTTTTTCCAGGAAAAGCGGAAGAAGAACCCCAATCTCACGGAGAGCGAGCTGACACGCCAGCTTGCCAGaatgtggaatgaactgtcagagaaGAAAAGG gagaAGTACAAGAAGATGGAAAGGACCTTGAAGGCAGAGCACGAGCAGAAGATGCAGAACTTCCTGAAGGAGAGCAAGGATACCGGGGTCCCAAGGAAGGCAAGGCTACCTGAGTCCCCCAAAACAGCTGAGGAGTTGTGGGAGCAGGCAGTGGTTAGGGATTACCTGGTGAAGCACCAG AATGACCGCAAGAAGGTGCAGTCAGCAATGGAGGCAGCCTGGATGGCCatggaagaggaagagaagatTCCCTGGATTAAGAAGGCAGCAGATGACCAGAGGAGATACAAG AGGGAACTGTCCGAGAGTCAGTGTACGACAGACACAGCTCCGACCACCAAGAAGCTGAAATTTGATGGGGAGCCAAAAAAGCCACCAAT GAGTGGGTACCAGATGTTCTCTCAGGAGCTGCTGACGAGTGGGGAGCTCAGCCACTTTGGGCtgaaggagaggatggtggaaatCGGCCGGAGGTGGCAAAAACTCAGCCAAACCCAGAAAGAAGTGTACACGAAACAGGTGGATCAACAGCAGCAGGAATACAAGGCTGAGCTGGGGATCTGGCTCAAG TCACTTTCTCCACAAGACAGAGCTGTGTACAAGGAGTACACCTCCACG AAGCGCAAGGGTCCAGGCAAGGCGGGGGGTCCCTCGGCCAAGGCAAGGGTCACGGAGCTGGTCAGCTCG GAATCATCAGAGGGTGACGACGAAGGTGGGGACGAGGATCCTGAGAGGAGCGACTCTTCTGATTCCGATGAGGACGGAGTCGAGTCATCAGGGACATCCgacagtgggtcagacagcgaTGAGGTA aatgatgaggatgtggagggggagggggaccagTCTGAGGCCAGCTCTTCCTCCTCGTttgcctcctcttcctcctcggATGACGAGGGCTCTGACTCAGATTCCGACTGA
- the ubtfl gene encoding upstream binding transcription factor, like isoform X7, which translates to MAWVLSGRAAGARTPSRGSSAGPGRERARRRLFSRARRVRPGRGRQVRAGGPGGGSGEARGSGRQSFSRCCEECRTGGAMTTVNGASEVSTSVQTITIKEEADLWSKDDLLWLLDRIKSLIPEGDCMKYKTTESHFNWEKVAFGPFTGEMCRTKWLKLSCEIRKYRTLSELLTDAEELVRNPYKGKKLKTHPDFPKKPLTPYFRFFMEKRAKYARIHPKMSNLDLTKILSKKYKELPEKKKLKYIEDFEQEKGHFGQAMAKFRDEHPDLLAEHKKSDIPEKPKTPQQLWYNHEKKAFLKVHPEAAMKVYVEAHPDLIFEEPTKSVLTKAEQQLKDKFDGRPMKPPPNGYSLYCAEMMVNMKDVPSTERMVLCSKQWKIMSQKEKDMYQKRCEQKKKQYELEMQRFLESLPEEERERVLLKEKIGGSKVMNNVTGNAQNNGPQRLKPSAPSSPASPTSKSIPDWPQQPISAMFLFFQEKRKKNPNLTESELTRQLARMWNELSEKKREKYKKMERTLKAEHEQKMQNFLKESKDTGVPRKARLPESPKTAEELWEQAVVRDYLVKHQNDRKKVQSAMEAAWMAMEEEEKIPWIKKAADDQRRYKRELSESQCTTDTAPTTKKLKFDGEPKKPPMSGYQMFSQELLTSGELSHFGLKERMVEIGRRWQKLSQTQKEVYTKQVDQQQQEYKAELGIWLKSLSPQDRAVYKEYTSTKRKGPGKAGGPSAKARVTELVSSESSEGDDEGGDEDPERSDSSDSDEDGVESSGTSDSGSDSDEVNDEDVEGEGDQSEASSSSSFASSSSSDDEGSDSDSD; encoded by the exons atggcctgggTGCTGAGCGGGCGGGCGGCCGGGGCCCGGACACCCTCCCGCGGGAGCAGCGCCGGCCCCGGGCGGGAGCGAGCGCGACGGCGCCTCTTCAGCCGCGCTCGCCGTGTGAGGCCGGGGCGCGGCCGCCAG GTGAGGGCCGGGGGGCCGGGCGGAGGGAGCGGCGAGGCCCGGGGCTCCGGCCGCCAG TCATTTTCTCGGTGTTGTGAGGAGTGCAGAACTGGGGGAGCGATGACCACTGTGAATGGTGCTTCAGAGGTTTCCACCTCCGTTCAGACCATCACCATCAAGGAAGAGGCCG ATTTATGGAGTAAAGATGACCTGCTGTGGTTGTTGGATCGAATAAAGAGCCTCATCCCTGAGGGAGACTGCATGAAGTACAAGACCACTGAGTCTCACTTCAACTGGGAGAAAGTCGCATTCGGACCCTTCACAGGGGAAATGTGCCGTACGAAGTGGCTGAAACTGTCCTGTGAG ATCAGAAAATATCGCACACTGAGCGAACTGCTGACCGATGCGGAGGAGCTGGTGAGAAATCCATACAAGGGCAAGAAACTGAAG actcatCCTGATTTTCCCAAGAAGCCACTGACTCCATACTTCCGATTCTTCATGGAGAAAAGAGCCAAGTATGCCAGGATTCACCCAAAAATGAGTAACCTGGACCTGACCAAAATCCTCTCCAAGAAATAcaaggagctgccagagaagaAAAAG CTCAAGTATATTGAGGATTTCGAGCAGGAGAAGGGGCATTTCGGGCAGGCAATGGCCAAATTCAG GGACGAACACCCAGATCTTCTTGCTGAACACAAAAAGTCAGATATTCCAGAAAAGCCAAAAACGCCCCAGCAGCTATGGTATAATCATGAGAAGAAGGCTTTCCTCAAAGTCCACCCTGAG GCAGCAATGAAGGTTTATGTCGAGGCTCACCCCGATCTGATCTTCGAGGAACCCACCAAGTCCGTCCTCACCAAAGCTGAGCAACAGCTGAAGGATAAATTCGATGGGCGGCCGATGAAGCCACCACC GAATGGCTACTCGTTATACTGTGCAGAAATGATGGTTAACATGAAAGATGTCCCAAGCACTGAGCGCATGGTTCTGTGCAGCAAGCAATGGAAGATTATGTCACAGAAGGAGAAGGACATGTACCAGAAACGGTGTGAGCAG AAGAAGAAGCAGTACGAGTTGGAGATGCAGCGATTTCTTGAG AGCTTGCCAGAGGAAGAACGGGAGAGAGTGTTATTGAAGGAGAAGATTGGGGGAAGCAAAGTCATGAACAACGTCACAGGAAATGCACAAAACAATGGCCCTCAGCGGCTAAAACCTAGCGCTCCAAGCTCGCCAGCATCACCAACCAGCAAG AGTATCCCTGACTGGCCACAGCAGCCCATTTCCGCCATGTTCCTTTTTTTCCAGGAAAAGCGGAAGAAGAACCCCAATCTCACGGAGAGCGAGCTGACACGCCAGCTTGCCAGaatgtggaatgaactgtcagagaaGAAAAGG gagaAGTACAAGAAGATGGAAAGGACCTTGAAGGCAGAGCACGAGCAGAAGATGCAGAACTTCCTGAAGGAGAGCAAGGATACCGGGGTCCCAAGGAAGGCAAGGCTACCTGAGTCCCCCAAAACAGCTGAGGAGTTGTGGGAGCAGGCAGTGGTTAGGGATTACCTGGTGAAGCACCAG AATGACCGCAAGAAGGTGCAGTCAGCAATGGAGGCAGCCTGGATGGCCatggaagaggaagagaagatTCCCTGGATTAAGAAGGCAGCAGATGACCAGAGGAGATACAAG AGGGAACTGTCCGAGAGTCAGTGTACGACAGACACAGCTCCGACCACCAAGAAGCTGAAATTTGATGGGGAGCCAAAAAAGCCACCAAT GAGTGGGTACCAGATGTTCTCTCAGGAGCTGCTGACGAGTGGGGAGCTCAGCCACTTTGGGCtgaaggagaggatggtggaaatCGGCCGGAGGTGGCAAAAACTCAGCCAAACCCAGAAAGAAGTGTACACGAAACAGGTGGATCAACAGCAGCAGGAATACAAGGCTGAGCTGGGGATCTGGCTCAAG TCACTTTCTCCACAAGACAGAGCTGTGTACAAGGAGTACACCTCCACG AAGCGCAAGGGTCCAGGCAAGGCGGGGGGTCCCTCGGCCAAGGCAAGGGTCACGGAGCTGGTCAGCTCG GAATCATCAGAGGGTGACGACGAAGGTGGGGACGAGGATCCTGAGAGGAGCGACTCTTCTGATTCCGATGAGGACGGAGTCGAGTCATCAGGGACATCCgacagtgggtcagacagcgaTGAGGTA aatgatgaggatgtggagggggagggggaccagTCTGAGGCCAGCTCTTCCTCCTCGTttgcctcctcttcctcctcggATGACGAGGGCTCTGACTCAGATTCCGACTGA
- the ubtfl gene encoding upstream binding transcription factor, like isoform X10, with product MTTVNGASEVSTSVQTITIKEEADLWSKDDLLWLLDRIKSLIPEGDCMKYKTTESHFNWEKVAFGPFTGEMCRTKWLKLSCEIRKYRTLSELLTDAEELVRNPYKGKKLKTHPDFPKKPLTPYFRFFMEKRAKYARIHPKMSNLDLTKILSKKYKELPEKKKLKYIEDFEQEKGHFGQAMAKFRDEHPDLLAEHKKSDIPEKPKTPQQLWYNHEKKAFLKVHPEVSPKELKDALRRQWSQLADKKRLKWISKALELQKEYEAAMKVYVEAHPDLIFEEPTKSVLTKAEQQLKDKFDGRPMKPPPNGYSLYCAEMMVNMKDVPSTERMVLCSKQWKIMSQKEKDMYQKRCEQKKKQYELEMQRFLESLPEEERERVLLKEKIGGSKVMNNVTGNAQNNGPQRLKPSAPSSPASPTSKSIPDWPQQPISAMFLFFQEKRKKNPNLTESELTRQLARMWNELSEKKREKYKKMERTLKAEHEQKMQNFLKESKDTGVPRKARLPESPKTAEELWEQAVVRDYLVKHQNDRKKVQSAMEAAWMAMEEEEKIPWIKKAADDQRRYKRELSESQCTTDTAPTTKKLKFDGEPKKPPMSGYQMFSQELLTSGELSHFGLKERMVEIGRRWQKLSQTQKEVYTKQVDQQQQEYKAELGIWLKSLSPQDRAVYKEYTSTKRKGPGKAGGPSAKARVTELVSSESSEGDDEGGDEDPERSDSSDSDEDGVESSGTSDSGSDSDEVNDEDVEGEGDQSEASSSSSFASSSSSDDEGSDSDSD from the exons ATGACCACTGTGAATGGTGCTTCAGAGGTTTCCACCTCCGTTCAGACCATCACCATCAAGGAAGAGGCCG ATTTATGGAGTAAAGATGACCTGCTGTGGTTGTTGGATCGAATAAAGAGCCTCATCCCTGAGGGAGACTGCATGAAGTACAAGACCACTGAGTCTCACTTCAACTGGGAGAAAGTCGCATTCGGACCCTTCACAGGGGAAATGTGCCGTACGAAGTGGCTGAAACTGTCCTGTGAG ATCAGAAAATATCGCACACTGAGCGAACTGCTGACCGATGCGGAGGAGCTGGTGAGAAATCCATACAAGGGCAAGAAACTGAAG actcatCCTGATTTTCCCAAGAAGCCACTGACTCCATACTTCCGATTCTTCATGGAGAAAAGAGCCAAGTATGCCAGGATTCACCCAAAAATGAGTAACCTGGACCTGACCAAAATCCTCTCCAAGAAATAcaaggagctgccagagaagaAAAAG CTCAAGTATATTGAGGATTTCGAGCAGGAGAAGGGGCATTTCGGGCAGGCAATGGCCAAATTCAG GGACGAACACCCAGATCTTCTTGCTGAACACAAAAAGTCAGATATTCCAGAAAAGCCAAAAACGCCCCAGCAGCTATGGTATAATCATGAGAAGAAGGCTTTCCTCAAAGTCCACCCTGAG GTGAGTCCAAAGGAGCTGAAGGATGCCCTTCGCAGGCAGTGGTCTCAGCTGGCTGATAAAAAGCGTCTCAAGTGGATCAGCAAAGCCCTGGAGCTGCAGAAAGAATACGAG GCAGCAATGAAGGTTTATGTCGAGGCTCACCCCGATCTGATCTTCGAGGAACCCACCAAGTCCGTCCTCACCAAAGCTGAGCAACAGCTGAAGGATAAATTCGATGGGCGGCCGATGAAGCCACCACC GAATGGCTACTCGTTATACTGTGCAGAAATGATGGTTAACATGAAAGATGTCCCAAGCACTGAGCGCATGGTTCTGTGCAGCAAGCAATGGAAGATTATGTCACAGAAGGAGAAGGACATGTACCAGAAACGGTGTGAGCAG AAGAAGAAGCAGTACGAGTTGGAGATGCAGCGATTTCTTGAG AGCTTGCCAGAGGAAGAACGGGAGAGAGTGTTATTGAAGGAGAAGATTGGGGGAAGCAAAGTCATGAACAACGTCACAGGAAATGCACAAAACAATGGCCCTCAGCGGCTAAAACCTAGCGCTCCAAGCTCGCCAGCATCACCAACCAGCAAG AGTATCCCTGACTGGCCACAGCAGCCCATTTCCGCCATGTTCCTTTTTTTCCAGGAAAAGCGGAAGAAGAACCCCAATCTCACGGAGAGCGAGCTGACACGCCAGCTTGCCAGaatgtggaatgaactgtcagagaaGAAAAGG gagaAGTACAAGAAGATGGAAAGGACCTTGAAGGCAGAGCACGAGCAGAAGATGCAGAACTTCCTGAAGGAGAGCAAGGATACCGGGGTCCCAAGGAAGGCAAGGCTACCTGAGTCCCCCAAAACAGCTGAGGAGTTGTGGGAGCAGGCAGTGGTTAGGGATTACCTGGTGAAGCACCAG AATGACCGCAAGAAGGTGCAGTCAGCAATGGAGGCAGCCTGGATGGCCatggaagaggaagagaagatTCCCTGGATTAAGAAGGCAGCAGATGACCAGAGGAGATACAAG AGGGAACTGTCCGAGAGTCAGTGTACGACAGACACAGCTCCGACCACCAAGAAGCTGAAATTTGATGGGGAGCCAAAAAAGCCACCAAT GAGTGGGTACCAGATGTTCTCTCAGGAGCTGCTGACGAGTGGGGAGCTCAGCCACTTTGGGCtgaaggagaggatggtggaaatCGGCCGGAGGTGGCAAAAACTCAGCCAAACCCAGAAAGAAGTGTACACGAAACAGGTGGATCAACAGCAGCAGGAATACAAGGCTGAGCTGGGGATCTGGCTCAAG TCACTTTCTCCACAAGACAGAGCTGTGTACAAGGAGTACACCTCCACG AAGCGCAAGGGTCCAGGCAAGGCGGGGGGTCCCTCGGCCAAGGCAAGGGTCACGGAGCTGGTCAGCTCG GAATCATCAGAGGGTGACGACGAAGGTGGGGACGAGGATCCTGAGAGGAGCGACTCTTCTGATTCCGATGAGGACGGAGTCGAGTCATCAGGGACATCCgacagtgggtcagacagcgaTGAGGTA aatgatgaggatgtggagggggagggggaccagTCTGAGGCCAGCTCTTCCTCCTCGTttgcctcctcttcctcctcggATGACGAGGGCTCTGACTCAGATTCCGACTGA
- the ubtfl gene encoding upstream binding transcription factor, like isoform X5, with translation MAWVLSGRAAGARTPSRGSSAGPGRERARRRLFSRARRVRPGRGRQSFSRCCEECRTGGAMTTVNGASEVSTSVQTITIKEEADLWSKDDLLWLLDRIKSLIPEGDCMKYKTTESHFNWEKVAFGPFTGEMCRTKWLKLSCEIRKYRTLSELLTDAEELVRNPYKGKKLKTHPDFPKKPLTPYFRFFMEKRAKYARIHPKMSNLDLTKILSKKYKELPEKKKLKYIEDFEQEKGHFGQAMAKFRDEHPDLLAEHKKSDIPEKPKTPQQLWYNHEKKAFLKVHPEVSPKELKDALRRQWSQLADKKRLKWISKALELQKEYEAAMKVYVEAHPDLIFEEPTKSVLTKAEQQLKDKFDGRPMKPPPNGYSLYCAEMMVNMKDVPSTERMVLCSKQWKIMSQKEKDMYQKRCEQKKKQYELEMQRFLESLPEEERERVLLKEKIGGSKVMNNVTGNAQNNGPQRLKPSAPSSPASPTSKSIPDWPQQPISAMFLFFQEKRKKNPNLTESELTRQLARMWNELSEKKREKYKKMERTLKAEHEQKMQNFLKESKDTGVPRKARLPESPKTAEELWEQAVVRDYLVKHQNDRKKVQSAMEAAWMAMEEEEKIPWIKKAADDQRRYKRELSESQCTTDTAPTTKKLKFDGEPKKPPMSGYQMFSQELLTSGELSHFGLKERMVEIGRRWQKLSQTQKEVYTKQVDQQQQEYKAELGIWLKSLSPQDRAVYKEYTSTKRKGPGKAGGPSAKARVTELVSSESSEGDDEGGDEDPERSDSSDSDEDGVESSGTSDSGSDSDEVNDEDVEGEGDQSEASSSSSFASSSSSDDEGSDSDSD, from the exons atggcctgggTGCTGAGCGGGCGGGCGGCCGGGGCCCGGACACCCTCCCGCGGGAGCAGCGCCGGCCCCGGGCGGGAGCGAGCGCGACGGCGCCTCTTCAGCCGCGCTCGCCGTGTGAGGCCGGGGCGCGGCCGCCAG TCATTTTCTCGGTGTTGTGAGGAGTGCAGAACTGGGGGAGCGATGACCACTGTGAATGGTGCTTCAGAGGTTTCCACCTCCGTTCAGACCATCACCATCAAGGAAGAGGCCG ATTTATGGAGTAAAGATGACCTGCTGTGGTTGTTGGATCGAATAAAGAGCCTCATCCCTGAGGGAGACTGCATGAAGTACAAGACCACTGAGTCTCACTTCAACTGGGAGAAAGTCGCATTCGGACCCTTCACAGGGGAAATGTGCCGTACGAAGTGGCTGAAACTGTCCTGTGAG ATCAGAAAATATCGCACACTGAGCGAACTGCTGACCGATGCGGAGGAGCTGGTGAGAAATCCATACAAGGGCAAGAAACTGAAG actcatCCTGATTTTCCCAAGAAGCCACTGACTCCATACTTCCGATTCTTCATGGAGAAAAGAGCCAAGTATGCCAGGATTCACCCAAAAATGAGTAACCTGGACCTGACCAAAATCCTCTCCAAGAAATAcaaggagctgccagagaagaAAAAG CTCAAGTATATTGAGGATTTCGAGCAGGAGAAGGGGCATTTCGGGCAGGCAATGGCCAAATTCAG GGACGAACACCCAGATCTTCTTGCTGAACACAAAAAGTCAGATATTCCAGAAAAGCCAAAAACGCCCCAGCAGCTATGGTATAATCATGAGAAGAAGGCTTTCCTCAAAGTCCACCCTGAG GTGAGTCCAAAGGAGCTGAAGGATGCCCTTCGCAGGCAGTGGTCTCAGCTGGCTGATAAAAAGCGTCTCAAGTGGATCAGCAAAGCCCTGGAGCTGCAGAAAGAATACGAG GCAGCAATGAAGGTTTATGTCGAGGCTCACCCCGATCTGATCTTCGAGGAACCCACCAAGTCCGTCCTCACCAAAGCTGAGCAACAGCTGAAGGATAAATTCGATGGGCGGCCGATGAAGCCACCACC GAATGGCTACTCGTTATACTGTGCAGAAATGATGGTTAACATGAAAGATGTCCCAAGCACTGAGCGCATGGTTCTGTGCAGCAAGCAATGGAAGATTATGTCACAGAAGGAGAAGGACATGTACCAGAAACGGTGTGAGCAG AAGAAGAAGCAGTACGAGTTGGAGATGCAGCGATTTCTTGAG AGCTTGCCAGAGGAAGAACGGGAGAGAGTGTTATTGAAGGAGAAGATTGGGGGAAGCAAAGTCATGAACAACGTCACAGGAAATGCACAAAACAATGGCCCTCAGCGGCTAAAACCTAGCGCTCCAAGCTCGCCAGCATCACCAACCAGCAAG AGTATCCCTGACTGGCCACAGCAGCCCATTTCCGCCATGTTCCTTTTTTTCCAGGAAAAGCGGAAGAAGAACCCCAATCTCACGGAGAGCGAGCTGACACGCCAGCTTGCCAGaatgtggaatgaactgtcagagaaGAAAAGG gagaAGTACAAGAAGATGGAAAGGACCTTGAAGGCAGAGCACGAGCAGAAGATGCAGAACTTCCTGAAGGAGAGCAAGGATACCGGGGTCCCAAGGAAGGCAAGGCTACCTGAGTCCCCCAAAACAGCTGAGGAGTTGTGGGAGCAGGCAGTGGTTAGGGATTACCTGGTGAAGCACCAG AATGACCGCAAGAAGGTGCAGTCAGCAATGGAGGCAGCCTGGATGGCCatggaagaggaagagaagatTCCCTGGATTAAGAAGGCAGCAGATGACCAGAGGAGATACAAG AGGGAACTGTCCGAGAGTCAGTGTACGACAGACACAGCTCCGACCACCAAGAAGCTGAAATTTGATGGGGAGCCAAAAAAGCCACCAAT GAGTGGGTACCAGATGTTCTCTCAGGAGCTGCTGACGAGTGGGGAGCTCAGCCACTTTGGGCtgaaggagaggatggtggaaatCGGCCGGAGGTGGCAAAAACTCAGCCAAACCCAGAAAGAAGTGTACACGAAACAGGTGGATCAACAGCAGCAGGAATACAAGGCTGAGCTGGGGATCTGGCTCAAG TCACTTTCTCCACAAGACAGAGCTGTGTACAAGGAGTACACCTCCACG AAGCGCAAGGGTCCAGGCAAGGCGGGGGGTCCCTCGGCCAAGGCAAGGGTCACGGAGCTGGTCAGCTCG GAATCATCAGAGGGTGACGACGAAGGTGGGGACGAGGATCCTGAGAGGAGCGACTCTTCTGATTCCGATGAGGACGGAGTCGAGTCATCAGGGACATCCgacagtgggtcagacagcgaTGAGGTA aatgatgaggatgtggagggggagggggaccagTCTGAGGCCAGCTCTTCCTCCTCGTttgcctcctcttcctcctcggATGACGAGGGCTCTGACTCAGATTCCGACTGA